A region from the Salvelinus fontinalis isolate EN_2023a chromosome 23, ASM2944872v1, whole genome shotgun sequence genome encodes:
- the LOC129821058 gene encoding SEC14 domain and spectrin repeat-containing protein 1-like, with protein sequence MEATNILPILKKRLAFLSGGKDRRSGLILTIPLCTEQTSMEELSSTLDYLLGIPSDKCKARGFTVIVDGRKSQWNIVKTVVLMLQNVIPAEVSLVCVVKPDEFWDKKVTHFCFWKEKDRLGFEVILVSANKLTRYIEPCQLTDEFGGSLVYDHMDWLNKRLVFEKFTKESTSLLDELVVINESEKSNQLDKERPPDSNFLPSLDPETVLQTGHELLSELQQRRFNGSEGGGVAWSPMDDELLAQPQVMKLLDSLREQYTKYQEVCRQRSKRSQLEEIQTKVMQVVNWLEGPGTEQLRTQWGIGDSIRASQALQQKHEEMESQHSEWFAVYVELNQQIAALLSAGDEEDLVELKGLQQQLSDVCYRQASQLESRQNVLQSAHEFHGTAQDLSQQLDGLLGMLCADVAPTDGAAIQQTLKHLEEKLKSVEGSLAGLREKGQVVMDQMSNQTTWSYGKDVPIENKENIDHIQGVMEDMQLRKQRCEDMVDVRRLKMLQMVQLFKCEEDASQAVEWLGELLDALLKTHIRLGDDAQETKALLEKHKKFVDVAQSTYDYGRQLLQATVVLCQSLRCTTRSSGDTLPRLNRVWKQFTVTSEERVHRLEMACSFHTAAEKVLVQASPDQGDLPVEVEQETYEEVETVGKALLDRLTVPVIFPDGSEQYFGSPGDMASSAVHIRDKMKLVEDRKLTLHEEDEDEEDVEQLQYDQIHDQNKELQDDQELQDDQELQEVDKELQDGEELELETNTQKS encoded by the exons ATGGAGGCTACCAACATACTGCCCATTCTGAAGAAACGCCTAGCCTTCTTGTCAG GAGGCAAAGACAGACGCAGTGGACTGATCCTAACCATTCCACTATGTACAGAACAGACCAGTATGGAGGAGCTCAGCTCCACGCTGGACTATCTCCTCGGCATCCCCAG TGACAAGTGCAAAGCAAGAGGCTTCACAGTCATCGTGGACGGACGAAAGTCACAATGGAACATCGTGAAGACTGTGGTACTGATGTTGCAG AACGTGATTCCAGCAGAGGtgtctctggtgtgtgtggtgAAGCCTGATGAATTCTGGGACAAGAAGGTCACTCATTTCTGCTTCTGGAAGGAGAAGGACAGACTAGGCTTTGAG GTTATTCTGGTATCTGCCAATAAGCTCACACGCTACATCGAGCCCTGTCAGCTGACGGATGAGTTCGGAGGAAGTCTGGTGTATGATCACATGGACTGGCTGAACAAAAGACTG GTCTTTGAGAAGTTTACCAAAGAGTCCACATCCCTTCTAGATGAACTGGTGGTCATCAACGAGAGTGAGAAAAGCAACCAATTAGACAAAGAAAG GCCACCAGATAGTAACTTCCTACCATCGCTTGATCCTGAAACAGTTCTACAAACCG gTCATGAGTTGCTGTCAGAGCTGCAGCAGCGGAGATTTAATGGGTCAGAGGGAGGTGGTGTGGCCTGGTCCCCCATGGATGACGAGCTACTGGCCCAGCCACAG GTCATGAAGCTGCTGGACTCCCTCAGGGAACAGTACACTAAGTACCAGGAGGTGTGTCGCCAACGCAGCAAACGATCCCAGCTGGAGGAGATACAGACCAAGGTCATGcag GTTGTGAATTGGCTGGAGGGGCCTGGCACAGAGCAGCTCCGAACACAGTGGGGGATCGGAGATTCTATCAGGGCCTCCCAGGCCCTACAGCAGAAACACGAGGAGATGGAAAGCCAACACAGC GAGTGGTTTGCTGTGTACGTGGAGCTGAACCAGCAGATAGCAGCGTTACTGAGTGCTGGAGACGAGGAGGACCTAGTGGAGCTGAAGGGTCTACAGCAGCAGCTCAGTGATGTCTGTTACAGACAGGCCAGCCAACTGGAGTCCAGGCAGAACGTACTGCAGTCAGCACACGAGTTCCACGGCACCGCGCAGGAT CTGTCCCAGCAACTGGATGGTCTACTGGGCATGCTCTGTGCAGACGTGGCCCCCACTGACGGGGCTGCCAtccaacaaacactcaaacacctcGAGGAGAAACTCAAGAGTGTTG AGGGATCCCTGGCAGGCCTGAGGGAGAAAGGTCAGGTCGTGATGGATCAGATGTCCAACCAGACAACCTGGTCCTATGGGAAGGACGTGCCCATTGAGAACAAAGAAAACATTGATCATATCCAAGGAGTTATGGAGGACATGCAACTCCGGAAACAAAG ATGTGAAGACATGGTGGATGTGAGGAGACTGAAGATGCTTCAGATGGTCCAGCTTTTCAAGTGTGAGGAAGATGCATCACAG GCGGTGGAGTGGCTTGGTGAGCTGCTGGATGCTCTCCTGAAGACCCACATCAGGCTCGGGGACGATGCACAGGAAACCAAAGCGCTGCTGGAGAaacacaagaaatttgtggatgtTGCACAG agCACCTATGACTACGGCCGTCAGCTGCTTCAGGCCACGGTGGTGTTGTGTCAGTCTCTACGCTGCACCACGCGCTCCTCTGGTGACACCCTGCCACGCCTCAACCGGGTCTGGAAACAGTTTACTGTCACCTCTGAGGAGAGGGTTCATCGGCTGGAAATGGCATGCTCTTTCCACACCGCAGCTGAGAAG GTGCTGGTCCAAGCCAGCCCAGACCAGGGTGATCTCCCAGTGGAGGTGGAGCAGGAGACCTATGAGGAGGTGGAGACAGTGGGGAAGGCTCTACTGGACAGACTCACTGTCCCTGTTATATTCCCAGATGG GAGTGAGCAGTACTTCGGCAGCCCAGGAGACATGGCGTCCTCTGCTGTACACATCCGGGACAAGATGAAGCTGGTGGAGGACAGGAAACTGACTCTGCACgaggaagatgaagatgaagaAGACGTTGAGCAGCTACAGTATGATCAGATACATGACCAGAACAAAGAACTACAAGATGACCAGGAACTACAAGATGACCAGGAACTACAAGAAGTGGACAAAGAACTACAAGATGGAGAGGAACTGGAACTGGAGACGAACACTCAGAAAAGCTAA